In the genome of Candidatus Acidiferrales bacterium, the window AACTGCTCCAAATTATGTGTCGAAACACCCACCCAGCGTCCCGAGCCACAGACCCTGCGGGCGTCTTCTGGTGTCAAGTCCCGCTGTCCGACATGCACTCCTCCCGCACCCGCCATTGCCGCAATATCGGGCCGGTCATTCACAATGAATCGCGCATTGCGGCTTGCCAGGGTCTCGGCAAGCGCCGAGCATGTCCTCAGATACTCGCGCGATGACAATCGCTTGGCCCTGTATTGAATCAACTCCACACCGGCGGCCGCCAAAGTCTTGGCGCATCCCGCTGGCGCGCCATTTAATAGTTCGTTATCCAACACCGCATACAGAGGAGGAAACAAACGCGCGTCTCCTATTTAACCGCAGCCGCTTCGTAGCGGTCGAGAAAATGCGTGTCGAGCCGCCCAGCGATGAAATCCGCATCTTCAAAAATCTTCTTATGTAGCGGAATCGATGTTTTGATTCCCTCGATCACGAACTGATCGAGTGCCCGCGACATTCGTGCGATGGCTTCGGCTCGGTCGTCTCCAAACGCTACCAATTTCGCCACGAGCGAATCGTAATACGGCGGCACAACCGCCTCGGAATAGAGCGCGGTATCCACGCGAATCCCTGGGCCGCCTGGAACGCGAAACGCCGTGATTCGGCCCGCCGAAGGTGCAAACGTCACCGGGTCCTCGGCATTGATCCGGCACTCGATTGCGTGGCCGTGGAAGTTGGGCTTCCGCAGCACGGCATCCAGTTTCTCGCCCGCCGCAAGCCGAATCTGTGCCTTCACGAGATCCACGCCGGAAACCATCTCTGTGACGGGATGCTCCACCTGAATCCGCGCGTTCACTTCGATAAAATAAAGTTCGCCTGAAGCTTCATCCCGCAGAAATTCCACCGTTCCCGCATTTGAATATCCAAGTTTCGCCAGCGCCTTCGCCACGCGGTTGCCCATGGCATCGCGCGCCTTCGCATCTAGCGCGGGCGAAGGGGATTCCTCGATGATTTTCTGGTGTCGCCGTTGAATTGAGCATTCGCGCTCCCGGAGATGCGTCACATTCCCGTGCTTGTCTCCAATCACTTGGAACTCGATGTGCCGCGGCCGCTCGACGAGCTTCTCGATGTATACGTTCGGGCTGCCGAAGGCCTGCTGTGCCTCGTTTCGCGCGGTTTGAAATGCGGAGACAAGTTCGTCACGTTTGCGCACCACGCGCATCCCGCGTCCGCCACCGCCCTCCGCAGCCTTGATAAGCACCGGAAAGCCGATCTCCTCGGCTAGTTTCTGGGCCGTCTCTTCGTCCGGCACCACTCCCGGGCTACCGGGAATGATCGGCAACCCGGCGGCGGCCATTTCACGCCGCGCACGATCCTTCTCGCCCATCATGCGGATCACTTCCGGAGAAGGCCCAATAAACGTGATGTGTGAAGCCTCGCAGACTTCCGCAAAATTGGCATTTTCTGAGAGGAATCCGTAACCCGGGTGAATGGCGTCCACATTGGTGATTTCCGCAGCGCTGATGACATGCGGAATATTCAGGTAACTCTCAGAAGAACGCGGCGGTCCGATGCAAACCGCTTCATCGGCGAATCGCACATGCAGTGAATTGCGGTCAGCTTCCGAATAGACGGCAACCGTCTGTATCCCAAGCTCTTGGCATGCACAGAGCACGCGAAGCGCTATCTCGCCTCGATTGGCAATCAGAATTTTTCGAAACATTTTCCCCTGAGGAAGGCTCCCCAGTCTCAATCACTGTTTCCGGCTGGGATGGATTGCAAAAAGAGGCTCGCCATACTCCACCGGCTGCCCGTTTTCCACCAATATGCGCATAACTTCCCCGGCCACGTCGGCTTCAATTTCGTTCATCAATTTCATGGCTTCAATGATGCACAGAACCTGCCCGGTATTCACGCGATCCCCGACGCGAACAAAGGGCTCCGCGTTAGGGCCTGGAGACGCGTAAAAAGTGCCGACAATGGGGGATTTTATGACGTGAAGATTTTCCTTGTTGGTATCGGGAGCAGGCTGCGGCACGGCAGCAGATGCCTCGGGCTGAACAGATCGCGCCACCACGATTTCCGGCGTAGGTTGGGCCGCCCGAAATGGAGTTCCTCCGTGGAACTGGGCTTGCCCTTTGCGAAGCCGGATCCGCACAGCACCGTTCTCGAATTCAAACTCCTCGAGGCCATGCTCGCTCATGAAATCAAGGATCTTAGAGATCTCGCGGAGATCCGGTGATGGCGAATGCGAAGATTGTGAGCCTGACGAACTGCTTTTCTTGCCTTTTGCCTTCATCCGAGTTCGATCAGCTCCCGTTTAGCCTGCGTCAGATACTCAGCACCCGTTTCCGTCAAAACCACGTCATCCTCAATTCGGATGCCGCCCTGCCCCTCAAAATAGACCCCTGGCTCGAGGGTTACCACCATTCCCGTTCGCAGGATCGACTTATCCCCACGGCCTAGCCGAGGTATCTCATGGACTTCCAGTCCAAGTCCATGTCCGGTGCTGTGGATAAACTTATCGCCTAGCCCAGCGCGCTGGAGAACCCGCCTAGCTGCTGCATCCACTTCTCCGCCACGCACGCCCGGCTTCAGCGCCAATCGCGCGGATTCCTGCGCTTCGAGTACGACCTTGTAGCGCCGCTTGATCTCCTTCGGCGCCCGCCCCACGAAAACCGTCCGCGTCAGGTCACTCGAATAACCGCGGAGTATAGCACCCAGGTCAAAGACCACCAACTCGTTTTTCTTGATAGCCTTCCGGCTGGCGCGGGCGTGCGGCAAGGCCCCTCGCTCCCCCGATGCGACAATTAACTCAAAGGCGGCGCCCCAGGCCCCCCTGCGCCGCATACGGTACTCAATCTCAGCCGCCAGATCCGACTCCCGCACTCCAACCTTTACCAGTGGCAATATATCGTTCCATGCCGCGCAAGCGATTCCTCCGGCCTCGCGGATAATCTGTATCTCTTCGGCATCCTTGATCGCACGCACCATCTCAATCCGGCCATCCCAGGCAAACCACTGTATCCTCTTCCCGGCCATCCCCTCGAGCGTGCGCTCTTGCATGACCGTGAGCCTAACGGCCTCAAACCCAACTCGGCGCGCCCGGATGGCCTTTAATCGCTTTGCGGCGCCCGCCAGGAGCGAACCCCGGACAATCTGGACCTTGGCCGCGGCCACTTCCTCTCTGACTTGGGTTGTGTAGCGAGTATCCGAAATGAGAGTGGCGTCGGAAGGGGTCACTACCAGAATCGCCGAACTACCAGAAAAGGAGGTTAAGTAGAAGACGTTCGGAAGATGGGTTACCACGAAGGCGTCGAGGCCCTCGGCACCCATCTGCTGCTGCAAAAGAGAAAGGCGGGTCGCTTGACTTACATGACCCGCCTTTCGAGATTCGATTGCCAGTCCCGAAATTCTTCCCTCCCGCGCTACATGGGAAGGATACGAGGAGTAATGAAGAACAGCAACTCCGTTGTATTGACGGAGACTATTCGCTCCTGGAACAGATGCCCGATGATCGGCAGGCTGCCCACGAACGGGACCTGGTTGATATTCGTTTGCTGGTTGGTGACAAACACACCGCCAATCATGACCGTCGCACCGTCGTTCACGAGCACCTTCGTATCCTCCGCCTGGGTGTCAAGAGCGGGGATACCCTGAATTCGTGGAATCGAAGGATCGATCTGCGTGTTCTCGACGTGGAGAGTCATGAAAATGGTGCCGTCCTTCGTAATTTGCGGGGTCACCTGCAGTTCGAGCACTGCGTCGACGAACTGCACAGAAATCGTATTGTTGATAATCGTCTGAATCGGAATCTTGGTTCCTTGCTTAATCGTAACTTCCTGGTTGTTTTCAGCCACGATCTGCGGCTTGGAAAGCAGTTTACCAACGCCCTTGGACTCAGACGCGCTGATGATTTCATCCAGCGCGAAATTGGCCGAAGAGAACGCATATGATATGGCGCTCGTCGGTACGGCTGCTCCCAGGTTCGAAACCAGCGGCATCTGCACCGCCGTTGCACTGCTGCCTGAGGGGGCGGAAGTTCCTACAATGACCGGGGGCGCTGGAAGCGGTGGCACGAAGCGGCTGATGGGGCTGGTGCCCACACTCGTCGCTCCACCAAAAAGGTTGCGTCCGTTTGTCGCGGAGCCAGCAAATCCGAACTGGTTGCCAATGTCCTGGGCGAAGTTGCGCTGCGCCTGAACGACTCGCGCCACGATCTCCACCTGCTGCGTCCGCTGATCAAGTTCACGGATCAAATTGTCAACTACAGGGAATATGGTTGGAATGTCGCTGATAATCAGCGTGTTCGTGCGGTCGTCCGCGAGCACGTCGCCCCGCGGAGACAGGAACTTCTTGACTGTGCCGACCAAGTCAGAGGCTTTGGCGTAGCTAAGCACCTTGGTAGTCGTCACCAAATCCGCAGCTTCGACTTCCGCCTTCGCCAGTTCCTTGGCTTCGTCGGCCTCTTTCTTGATGGTTTCCTTGGTCGCTATCCGTAGAACGTTACCGTCGAGCTGTTTGTCCAAGTCGTTGTTCTTCATTACGATATCGAGCGCCTGATCCCACGGAACGTTGTCCAAAACCAAGGTTAGCGTGCCCTTCACGCTAGGATCCACGACTACGTTCAAACCGCTGATTTCATGAATCAACCGGAAGAAATCCTGCAAATCAACGTTCTTCAAATTCACCGAAATCGGCGCACCCGTGTATTTTTCTCCGCCCCCCTGAATGGGCTGTATCCCCGCGGGAGAATCGGTGGCTGCAGGCGAGGCGACAGCGTTTGGCTGTTGCGGCGTCGCGTCTGCGTTGGTAACCATCGCCGAAGGCACGACGGTCGGCGCGTTAGGGGCCGCACTCGCAGGCGCTGCTGGCTGTTGCGCTGGCGAGGCTACTGCTTGCGATGCCGCACTATCCGGCTTCGCGGCATCCTGCGCCGTTGCCGTTTCAGTTGAATTGCTTGGCGAGGCCGCGGCATTTGGCTGCTGCGGCGCCGGATTTGTGCTGGGAGCCATCGCCGGAGACACAGGCGGAGCCGCTGGCTGTTGCGCTGGCGAGGCTGTCGCTTGCGATGCCGCACTATCCGGCTTCGCGGCATCCTGCGCCGTTGCCGTTTCAGTTGAATTGCTTGGCGAGGCCGCTGTTGGAGATACAGAGGGCTGAGCGGGCTGGGTTGCTTCCGCTGGATTCGTTGTAGGATTGGCCGGTGAGCTTCCACTCTGGCCAGAATTCGAGTTTGTTTCAGGTTTTGCCGTGGCCGCTTGCGCCGAAGACGCATCAGAATCCGCAGCCTTTGCGGCGCTTTCCGAGGCCAGCGGCGGAACTGCAGCTGCTGGATCGCTCGATGGCGCTGGAGTTATAGCAGCCGGGGCGGCTGATGGAACCGCGGAGGCCGCCTCGGGTTGGAAATCCACCGCGATGCCGCCGTCCACTTGCTTGACCTTATACGGCGCCGTATTGGAAAGGTCGATAACGATTCGCGCGACTTGAGGCGAGAACTGTCCTGCGCGTACATCGCGAATCGGTTCGACATTGCTCGAAATCTTGTGCGGCCCTGCCATGCGCGTGCCGGGGAAATCCAGCACAAGCCT includes:
- a CDS encoding Xaa-Pro peptidase family protein, with translation MQQQMGAEGLDAFVVTHLPNVFYLTSFSGSSAILVVTPSDATLISDTRYTTQVREEVAAAKVQIVRGSLLAGAAKRLKAIRARRVGFEAVRLTVMQERTLEGMAGKRIQWFAWDGRIEMVRAIKDAEEIQIIREAGGIACAAWNDILPLVKVGVRESDLAAEIEYRMRRRGAWGAAFELIVASGERGALPHARASRKAIKKNELVVFDLGAILRGYSSDLTRTVFVGRAPKEIKRRYKVVLEAQESARLALKPGVRGGEVDAAARRVLQRAGLGDKFIHSTGHGLGLEVHEIPRLGRGDKSILRTGMVVTLEPGVYFEGQGGIRIEDDVVLTETGAEYLTQAKRELIELG
- the accB gene encoding acetyl-CoA carboxylase biotin carboxyl carrier protein; the encoded protein is MKAKGKKSSSSGSQSSHSPSPDLREISKILDFMSEHGLEEFEFENGAVRIRLRKGQAQFHGGTPFRAAQPTPEIVVARSVQPEASAAVPQPAPDTNKENLHVIKSPIVGTFYASPGPNAEPFVRVGDRVNTGQVLCIIEAMKLMNEIEADVAGEVMRILVENGQPVEYGEPLFAIHPSRKQ
- the accC gene encoding acetyl-CoA carboxylase biotin carboxylase subunit — protein: MFRKILIANRGEIALRVLCACQELGIQTVAVYSEADRNSLHVRFADEAVCIGPPRSSESYLNIPHVISAAEITNVDAIHPGYGFLSENANFAEVCEASHITFIGPSPEVIRMMGEKDRARREMAAAGLPIIPGSPGVVPDEETAQKLAEEIGFPVLIKAAEGGGGRGMRVVRKRDELVSAFQTARNEAQQAFGSPNVYIEKLVERPRHIEFQVIGDKHGNVTHLRERECSIQRRHQKIIEESPSPALDAKARDAMGNRVAKALAKLGYSNAGTVEFLRDEASGELYFIEVNARIQVEHPVTEMVSGVDLVKAQIRLAAGEKLDAVLRKPNFHGHAIECRINAEDPVTFAPSAGRITAFRVPGGPGIRVDTALYSEAVVPPYYDSLVAKLVAFGDDRAEAIARMSRALDQFVIEGIKTSIPLHKKIFEDADFIAGRLDTHFLDRYEAAAVK
- the pilQ gene encoding type IV pilus secretin PilQ; translated protein: MSKIWQPFGLACLTAASLLIPTSALRADSSPTVHVTSAIGQGVVRLDAKASGPFQYTIHHPSPDLYYVDLKGVAASTADASEVLGTDIVRSYRLEQYQDGDKTVSRLEILLGDGATPKITRQGQDGLQIIVSKSGISDASSNADQSPRVVPTSLKGVDAPGTAALSAIKQISIVKSNDAAEVLVLGSGSLNHQELRLSKPDRLVLDFPGTRMAGPHKISSNVEPIRDVRAGQFSPQVARIVIDLSNTAPYKVKQVDGGIAVDFQPEAASAVPSAAPAAITPAPSSDPAAAVPPLASESAAKAADSDASSAQAATAKPETNSNSGQSGSSPANPTTNPAEATQPAQPSVSPTAASPSNSTETATAQDAAKPDSAASQATASPAQQPAAPPVSPAMAPSTNPAPQQPNAAASPSNSTETATAQDAAKPDSAASQAVASPAQQPAAPASAAPNAPTVVPSAMVTNADATPQQPNAVASPAATDSPAGIQPIQGGGEKYTGAPISVNLKNVDLQDFFRLIHEISGLNVVVDPSVKGTLTLVLDNVPWDQALDIVMKNNDLDKQLDGNVLRIATKETIKKEADEAKELAKAEVEAADLVTTTKVLSYAKASDLVGTVKKFLSPRGDVLADDRTNTLIISDIPTIFPVVDNLIRELDQRTQQVEIVARVVQAQRNFAQDIGNQFGFAGSATNGRNLFGGATSVGTSPISRFVPPLPAPPVIVGTSAPSGSSATAVQMPLVSNLGAAVPTSAISYAFSSANFALDEIISASESKGVGKLLSKPQIVAENNQEVTIKQGTKIPIQTIINNTISVQFVDAVLELQVTPQITKDGTIFMTLHVENTQIDPSIPRIQGIPALDTQAEDTKVLVNDGATVMIGGVFVTNQQTNINQVPFVGSLPIIGHLFQERIVSVNTTELLFFITPRILPM